One stretch of Aeromicrobium fastidiosum DNA includes these proteins:
- the zwf gene encoding glucose-6-phosphate dehydrogenase produces the protein MSTDSTTTTPAPHVFVLFGATGDLAKRKLFPGIYRLAAASRLPEDYAIIGSGRHSPGSDDEFRQKIRSSLEEFVDDLDDAVADDVLGRLTFQTSDADDGKDLAAAVEKALKDLGDDAEKLIYLSVPPSAMEPMIGMLGREGLADGARIVIEKPFGTDLETSRELDATLKDVVSEDQVFRIDHFLGKEAVQNILALRFANGLIEPAWNRDHICSVQIDVPEELTVEGRGSFYESTGCFRDMISTHLCQVLGFVAMEPPVHLDALALRNEKSKVFAAMRPLDPERVVFGQYEGYRDEEDVADDSEVETYVALEAYVDTERWQGVPFYLRTGKALGATRRTITLTFRTPPMGRFGDNGYGPNELVLELTDSPKITVDLHAKRPGPTMELMDSSLHLDLSEDDPDDKPLEAYERLLLDVMRGDQTLFTRSDEVDRLWQICQPVLDAPPTTQPYEKGSWGPDDALELPGERGWRLPDA, from the coding sequence GTGTCCACAGACTCCACGACCACCACCCCCGCCCCGCACGTCTTCGTCCTCTTCGGCGCCACCGGCGATCTGGCCAAGCGCAAGCTGTTCCCGGGCATCTACCGCCTTGCCGCGGCGTCGCGCCTGCCCGAGGACTACGCGATCATCGGGTCGGGTCGCCACTCACCGGGCTCCGACGACGAGTTCCGGCAGAAGATCCGCTCCTCGCTCGAGGAGTTCGTCGACGACCTTGATGACGCCGTCGCCGATGACGTGCTCGGCCGTCTGACCTTCCAGACGTCGGACGCCGACGACGGCAAGGATCTCGCGGCGGCGGTCGAGAAGGCGCTGAAGGACCTCGGCGACGACGCGGAGAAGCTCATCTACCTGTCGGTGCCCCCGTCGGCGATGGAGCCCATGATCGGGATGCTGGGCCGCGAGGGGCTGGCCGACGGTGCCCGCATCGTCATCGAGAAGCCGTTCGGCACCGACCTCGAGACGTCCCGCGAGCTCGACGCGACGCTCAAGGACGTCGTCAGCGAGGACCAGGTCTTCCGCATCGACCACTTCCTCGGCAAGGAGGCGGTGCAGAACATCCTCGCGCTGCGCTTCGCCAACGGCCTGATCGAGCCCGCGTGGAACCGCGACCACATCTGCTCGGTGCAGATCGACGTCCCCGAGGAGCTGACGGTCGAGGGACGCGGCAGCTTCTACGAGTCGACGGGCTGCTTCCGCGACATGATCTCGACCCACCTGTGCCAAGTGCTGGGCTTCGTCGCGATGGAGCCGCCCGTGCACCTCGACGCGCTCGCGCTGCGCAACGAGAAGTCGAAGGTGTTCGCGGCGATGCGACCGCTCGACCCCGAGCGCGTCGTGTTCGGCCAGTACGAGGGCTACCGCGACGAGGAGGACGTCGCCGACGACTCCGAGGTCGAGACGTACGTGGCCCTGGAGGCGTACGTCGACACCGAGCGCTGGCAGGGCGTGCCGTTCTACCTGCGCACCGGCAAGGCCCTCGGCGCGACCCGCCGCACGATCACGCTGACGTTCCGCACGCCGCCCATGGGCCGCTTCGGCGACAACGGCTACGGGCCCAACGAGCTCGTGCTCGAGCTCACCGACTCCCCGAAGATCACGGTCGACCTGCACGCCAAGCGTCCCGGCCCGACGATGGAGCTGATGGACTCGTCGCTGCACCTCGACCTGTCCGAGGACGACCCCGACGACAAGCCGCTCGAGGCCTACGAGCGCCTGCTGCTCGACGTCATGCGCGGCGACCAGACGCTGTTCACGCGCTCCGACGAGGTCGACCGCCTGTGGCAGATCTGCCAGCCCGTGCTCGACGCGCCGCCGACGACGCAGCCGTACGAGAAGGGGTCGTGGGGCCCCGACGACGCCCTCGAGCTGCCCGGCGAGCGCGGCTGGCGGCTCCCGGATGCCTGA
- a CDS encoding glycoside hydrolase family 15 protein, which yields MPDADGWPAIADHGLIGDLRTAALVGTDGTIDWFCAPRFDSPSVFASILDRERGGAWKISPVGETVRTQQFYFPESAVLATRFLTQDGVVEVHDFMPVLEAGDQDHRQRIVRRVMAVRGSSTVRMRLDARPDYARASCTAEAVEHGVVLTGDGMRLGLSATSEVDIDGGVLTSDVELTEGQTALFVLEVLEEGDELPDADVDDTAALFEATLAFWRGWLSQSTYRGRWRETVNRSAITLKLLTHEPSGAIVAAATTSLPELIGGERNWDYRYVWMRDAGFSLYALLRLGFTEEAKSFMVWLSERLGEDKDHGLGPLRVLYDIDGNQPQDETTLDHLTGYRDSGPVRVGNAAVDQLQLDIYGELIDSVYLFNKYGDGISSDAWADVTRVVQWVCDNWDREDAGMWETRAGEQAHTTSRLMCWVAIERTIRMARQRGLPGDISAWSAVRDEIYERIMTKSWNADLKAFTQVEGGDALDAGLLLMPMVKFLSSADPKFLSTLDAIEDRLVVDSLVFRYDPKLSPDGLDGEEGTFSLCSFWYVEALTRAGRLEEARLALEKMFTYANHLGLYAEEVGATGDQLGNFPQAFTHLALISAAINLDRALDA from the coding sequence ATGCCTGATGCTGATGGCTGGCCCGCGATCGCCGATCACGGGTTGATCGGCGATCTGCGCACCGCGGCGCTGGTCGGCACCGACGGGACGATCGACTGGTTCTGCGCCCCGCGGTTCGACTCTCCGAGCGTGTTCGCGTCGATCCTCGACCGTGAGCGCGGCGGGGCGTGGAAGATCTCTCCCGTCGGCGAGACCGTCCGCACCCAGCAGTTCTACTTCCCGGAGTCGGCGGTGCTGGCCACGCGGTTCCTCACCCAGGACGGTGTCGTCGAGGTGCACGACTTCATGCCGGTGCTCGAGGCCGGCGACCAGGACCACCGGCAGAGGATCGTCCGCCGGGTCATGGCCGTGCGCGGGTCGTCGACCGTGCGCATGCGGCTCGACGCGCGTCCCGACTACGCGCGGGCCTCGTGCACGGCCGAGGCTGTCGAGCACGGCGTCGTCCTGACCGGCGACGGCATGCGACTCGGCCTCAGTGCGACGTCCGAGGTCGACATCGACGGGGGAGTGCTGACGTCCGACGTCGAGCTGACCGAGGGGCAGACGGCGCTGTTCGTCCTCGAGGTGCTCGAGGAGGGGGACGAGCTGCCCGACGCCGACGTCGACGACACCGCGGCACTGTTCGAGGCCACGCTGGCCTTCTGGCGGGGCTGGCTCTCGCAGTCGACGTACCGCGGGCGGTGGCGTGAGACCGTCAACCGCTCGGCCATCACGCTCAAGCTGCTGACGCACGAGCCGTCCGGCGCGATCGTGGCGGCAGCCACCACGAGCCTGCCCGAGCTGATCGGCGGCGAGCGCAACTGGGACTACCGGTACGTATGGATGCGCGACGCCGGCTTCAGCCTCTACGCCCTGCTGCGGCTGGGGTTCACCGAGGAGGCCAAGTCGTTCATGGTCTGGCTGTCGGAGCGCCTCGGTGAGGACAAGGACCACGGGCTCGGCCCGCTGCGCGTCCTCTACGACATCGACGGCAACCAGCCGCAGGACGAGACGACGCTCGACCACCTCACGGGCTACCGCGACTCCGGACCGGTGCGGGTCGGCAACGCCGCGGTCGACCAGCTGCAGCTCGACATCTACGGCGAGCTGATCGACTCGGTCTACCTGTTCAACAAGTACGGCGACGGCATCAGCAGCGATGCGTGGGCCGACGTCACCCGCGTCGTCCAGTGGGTCTGCGACAACTGGGACCGCGAGGACGCCGGCATGTGGGAGACCCGGGCCGGCGAGCAGGCCCACACGACGTCGCGCCTGATGTGCTGGGTCGCGATCGAGCGGACGATCCGCATGGCGCGGCAGCGGGGCCTGCCCGGCGACATCTCCGCCTGGTCGGCGGTCCGCGACGAGATCTACGAGCGCATCATGACCAAGTCGTGGAACGCCGACCTCAAGGCGTTCACGCAGGTCGAGGGCGGTGACGCTCTCGACGCGGGGCTGCTGCTGATGCCGATGGTCAAGTTCCTGTCGTCGGCCGATCCCAAGTTCCTGTCGACGCTCGACGCGATCGAGGACCGGCTCGTCGTCGACAGCCTCGTGTTCCGGTACGACCCGAAGCTCAGCCCGGACGGCCTGGACGGCGAGGAGGGCACGTTCTCGCTGTGCTCGTTCTGGTACGTCGAGGCGCTCACCCGGGCCGGACGGCTCGAGGAGGCGCGCCTGGCGCTCGAGAAGATGTTCACGTACGCCAACCACCTCGGCCTCTACGCCGAGGAGGTCGGCGCGACGGGCGACCAGCTCGGCAACTTCCCGCAGGCGTTCACGCACCTGGCGCTGATCAGCGCGGCCATCAACCTCGACCGGGCGCTGGACGCCTGA
- a CDS encoding GAF and ANTAR domain-containing protein: protein MTFSDALTRFTAVLASVRSLETLQERLCEACRVMLAADGVVITSETVPDGRTTVGWTQLLSRRLESIQDVTGQGPLIDSLATGQVVIGDFSNPADERWPALRAELTVLGFTGTLVAIPLRSDLDLRGVLLAHREGEPRDTDDADARFLGSVVGTAVLQNPVIGAQSHVFAEVLTDRDVVHRATDVLGLEASVRYEDALALLRVLAFSRGEDLGAVARAVIDGRLGLGQDVPRSPD from the coding sequence ATGACGTTCAGCGACGCGCTGACACGCTTCACCGCCGTCCTCGCGTCAGTTAGATCGCTGGAGACCCTGCAAGAACGCCTGTGCGAGGCGTGCAGAGTCATGCTCGCCGCAGACGGAGTGGTGATCACCAGCGAGACCGTGCCCGACGGCCGCACGACGGTGGGCTGGACCCAGCTGCTGTCCCGCCGACTCGAGTCGATCCAGGACGTCACCGGCCAGGGACCACTGATCGACTCGCTCGCGACCGGCCAGGTCGTCATCGGCGACTTCTCCAACCCGGCCGACGAGCGATGGCCCGCCCTTCGCGCCGAGCTGACAGTGCTCGGCTTCACCGGGACGCTCGTCGCCATCCCCCTGCGCTCGGACCTGGACTTGCGCGGCGTCCTGCTGGCGCACCGCGAGGGAGAGCCGCGCGACACCGATGACGCCGATGCCCGCTTCCTCGGCTCGGTGGTCGGCACCGCAGTGCTGCAGAATCCCGTCATCGGCGCGCAGAGCCACGTGTTCGCCGAAGTGCTGACCGATCGAGATGTCGTCCACCGTGCCACCGACGTCCTCGGGCTGGAGGCGAGCGTCCGTTACGAGGACGCCCTCGCGCTGCTGCGCGTCCTGGCGTTCTCGCGCGGCGAAGATCTCGGAGCCGTTGCGCGAGCCGTCATCGACGGTCGCCTCGGCCTCGGGCAGGACGTCCCGAGGTCGCCCGACTGA
- a CDS encoding gamma-glutamyltransferase produces the protein MPDVSIAAPNEAAADAGEQIARAGGNAVDAAIAASLVTMVNEVGLVSLSSGGFVTVQPPDGSAPQTVDGWMDMPGRGRALGGGTWDVDTEYGGGVTVTIGAGSVATHGSVAAFEETHRRWGSLPWRELVTPAIDVARRGFHLSSASRYYLDYVHDDIFGWDDESRAAVHDADGAVTTGLVDLHDLAASLELIAADGAAALHTGEIGRLISDDVIRRGGILGADDLADYRPVVRPSLISRVGDWTFGTNPPPSVGGVCVTAMLRLLDGRPYGPWDADDVAHLVRVQRAVLGHRLDVLDVSADLVHDAGAFLALVDRDHLAVLESGSTAHVSATDSDGGACSVTVSSGYSSGMIARGTGIWLNNCLGEQELNARGLHGLAPGTRLLSNMAPTVGHHVDGSALAIGSPGADRITTAIVQALAGFVNGGLGLQEAINHPRVHVHRAGRPDEVVKTETELSMYYGGVAATLRRPSASAGSAGAMVAAADPRRDGAVRLVHGPTPGPPTAV, from the coding sequence GTGCCTGACGTCTCGATCGCCGCCCCCAACGAGGCCGCCGCCGACGCGGGCGAGCAGATCGCCCGCGCGGGAGGCAACGCGGTCGACGCGGCCATCGCGGCATCGCTCGTGACGATGGTCAACGAGGTCGGTCTCGTGTCGCTCAGCTCGGGCGGCTTCGTGACGGTGCAGCCGCCGGACGGCAGCGCCCCGCAGACCGTCGACGGCTGGATGGACATGCCCGGACGGGGCCGTGCCCTCGGCGGCGGCACGTGGGACGTCGACACCGAGTACGGCGGCGGCGTCACGGTGACGATCGGCGCCGGATCGGTCGCGACGCACGGCTCGGTTGCCGCGTTCGAGGAGACCCATCGCCGCTGGGGGAGCCTGCCGTGGCGCGAGCTGGTCACCCCGGCGATCGACGTCGCCCGACGAGGGTTCCACCTGAGCTCGGCGTCGCGCTACTACCTCGACTACGTCCACGACGACATCTTCGGCTGGGACGACGAGAGCCGTGCGGCGGTGCATGACGCCGACGGGGCCGTCACCACGGGTCTGGTCGACCTGCACGACCTGGCGGCCTCGCTCGAGCTCATCGCCGCCGACGGTGCCGCTGCGTTGCACACCGGCGAGATCGGTCGCCTGATCAGCGACGACGTCATCCGCCGGGGCGGCATCCTCGGTGCCGACGACCTCGCCGACTACCGCCCGGTCGTGCGACCGTCGCTCATCAGCCGGGTCGGCGACTGGACGTTCGGCACCAACCCGCCGCCGTCCGTCGGTGGGGTGTGCGTGACCGCGATGCTCCGCCTGCTCGACGGACGGCCGTACGGCCCCTGGGACGCCGACGACGTCGCCCACCTCGTGCGGGTGCAGCGAGCGGTGCTGGGTCACCGGCTCGACGTTCTCGACGTCAGCGCCGATCTCGTCCACGACGCCGGGGCGTTCCTGGCGCTGGTCGACCGCGACCACCTCGCGGTGCTGGAGTCGGGCTCGACGGCGCACGTGTCGGCGACCGACAGCGACGGCGGGGCCTGCTCCGTCACGGTGTCGTCGGGCTACAGCTCGGGCATGATCGCGCGCGGCACGGGCATCTGGCTCAACAACTGCCTCGGCGAGCAGGAGCTCAACGCCCGCGGGCTGCACGGGCTCGCCCCCGGCACCCGGCTGCTGTCGAACATGGCACCGACGGTGGGGCACCACGTCGACGGATCGGCCCTCGCGATCGGATCGCCCGGGGCCGACCGCATCACGACCGCGATCGTGCAGGCCCTCGCGGGCTTCGTCAACGGCGGGCTCGGCCTGCAGGAGGCGATCAACCACCCCCGCGTGCACGTGCACCGGGCGGGGCGTCCCGACGAGGTCGTCAAGACCGAGACCGAGCTGTCGATGTACTACGGCGGCGTCGCCGCCACCCTGCGGCGGCCCTCGGCGAGCGCAGGCAGCGCGGGAGCGATGGTCGCGGCGGCCGATCCGCGCCGCGATGGTGCCGTACGTCTCGTCCACGGTCCGACGCCAGGACCTCCGACTGCGGTTTGA
- a CDS encoding glycerophosphodiester phosphodiesterase, whose protein sequence is MSSPAAPIVIGHRGVPGERLEHTRPSYLLAIEQGCDYIEPDVVATRDGVLVVRHENEISGTTDVASHPEFADRKVSKVIDGVPYTGWFTEDFTLEELKTLRVRERLPQLRPQNIRLARTEQILTFDEVLDIAEQASADGRAEPIGVYVETKHPTYFAGIGLDLNDLLIAVLERRGVNHAGAKIIIQSMETANLKALRDRTPLTIIQLLDRQGAPYDLVAAGDPRTYWAMRKPPELQKIAAYADGIGPNKSQVIKRDLRQRLAKTTKLVRRAHDLGLLVHIWTMRSENNFLPTDLRLGRDKAAHGDAVGEYLAFFDAGVDGVFSDFSATAVLARQLWLEKQ, encoded by the coding sequence GTGTCCAGCCCAGCGGCGCCCATCGTCATCGGCCATCGCGGCGTGCCCGGCGAGCGGCTGGAGCACACCCGCCCGTCCTACCTCCTCGCGATCGAGCAGGGGTGCGACTACATCGAGCCCGATGTCGTCGCGACCCGCGACGGGGTGCTGGTCGTCCGCCACGAGAACGAGATCAGCGGCACGACCGACGTCGCGTCACACCCCGAGTTCGCCGATCGCAAGGTCAGCAAGGTCATCGACGGCGTGCCCTACACCGGGTGGTTCACCGAGGACTTCACGCTCGAGGAGCTCAAGACGCTGCGCGTGCGGGAGCGCCTGCCCCAGCTGCGGCCGCAGAACATCCGGCTGGCACGCACCGAGCAGATCCTGACGTTCGACGAGGTGCTCGACATCGCCGAGCAGGCGAGCGCCGACGGCCGGGCCGAGCCGATCGGCGTCTACGTCGAGACCAAGCACCCCACCTACTTCGCCGGCATCGGGCTCGACCTCAACGACCTGCTGATCGCCGTGCTGGAGCGGCGCGGCGTCAACCACGCGGGCGCCAAGATCATCATCCAGTCGATGGAGACGGCCAACCTGAAGGCGTTGCGCGACCGCACGCCGCTGACGATCATCCAGCTGCTCGACCGCCAGGGCGCGCCCTACGACCTCGTGGCCGCGGGCGATCCCCGCACCTACTGGGCGATGCGCAAGCCGCCTGAGCTGCAGAAGATCGCCGCCTACGCCGACGGCATCGGGCCCAACAAGAGCCAGGTCATCAAGCGAGACCTGCGCCAGCGGCTGGCCAAGACCACCAAGCTCGTGCGGCGGGCGCACGACCTCGGGCTGCTGGTGCACATCTGGACGATGCGCAGCGAGAACAACTTCCTGCCCACCGATCTGCGCCTCGGACGCGACAAGGCCGCCCACGGCGACGCCGTGGGCGAGTACCTCGCCTTCTTCGACGCGGGCGTCGACGGGGTGTTCTCCGACTTCTCGGCTACTGCGGTGCTGGCGCGGCAGCTGTGGCTGGAGAAGCAGTAG
- a CDS encoding PspC domain-containing protein, whose amino-acid sequence MTKQLTRTPDDKWIAGVCGGVADHFGIDATIVRIVLVVCTLLGAGSLVVGYLVAWALMPKRDRQQPVWTTPTASPATAAAPAPQ is encoded by the coding sequence ATGACCAAGCAGCTCACCCGAACGCCTGACGACAAGTGGATCGCGGGGGTGTGCGGCGGCGTCGCCGACCACTTCGGCATCGACGCGACGATCGTCCGGATCGTCCTGGTCGTGTGCACGCTCCTCGGTGCCGGCTCGCTGGTCGTCGGCTACCTCGTGGCCTGGGCCCTGATGCCGAAGCGCGACCGGCAGCAGCCGGTGTGGACGACGCCTACTGCTTCTCCAGCCACAGCTGCCGCGCCAGCACCGCAGTAG
- a CDS encoding PspC domain-containing protein: MNDTQQATPPPPGADDEFDPHRLRTMTDMQRSSDDRIVAGVCAGAARYLNVDPVVVRVVVAVLAVAGFAGVILYVAAWLLLPADAADRSIVADWFKLDRNEPQVRVAGLVGALILAALSIVGDSSWAWWGDTAWWLVPVGFGFYFAWLRPRRRRDAAAATATPDVGDPTVVHSAAAGTAGDSAPTMPLARPAAPPRAKRPPRSPALLALTASVAAIGLAATWIYDETQRDLHWTAYIAVALGVVALGLLVGTFVGDGGPLIGIGLLLVVTLAIGSVFPSGQIGSQKPAPTVAADVQRTYRHGIGELELDLTRVSDPQRLQGRTITIDAGIGQTTVIVPDELKVAVDADVRAGQIDLFGRLEDGTDVSLADVPDEPDGTTLSIDIHQKLGQIEVITR, translated from the coding sequence ATGAACGACACCCAGCAGGCCACGCCGCCACCTCCGGGAGCGGACGACGAGTTCGATCCGCACCGCCTCCGCACGATGACCGACATGCAGCGCTCGTCCGACGACCGCATCGTCGCCGGCGTCTGCGCCGGTGCCGCGAGGTACCTCAACGTCGACCCCGTCGTCGTGCGCGTCGTCGTCGCCGTGCTGGCCGTGGCGGGCTTCGCCGGTGTCATCCTCTACGTCGCGGCGTGGCTGCTGCTGCCGGCCGACGCCGCCGACCGGAGCATCGTCGCCGACTGGTTCAAGCTGGACCGCAACGAGCCGCAGGTGCGGGTCGCCGGCCTCGTCGGCGCCCTGATCCTCGCCGCGCTCTCGATCGTCGGCGACAGCAGCTGGGCCTGGTGGGGCGACACCGCCTGGTGGCTCGTCCCCGTGGGCTTCGGGTTCTACTTCGCCTGGCTGCGCCCGCGACGTCGCCGCGATGCCGCGGCGGCGACAGCCACGCCGGACGTCGGTGACCCGACCGTCGTCCACTCAGCCGCAGCCGGGACGGCCGGGGACTCCGCGCCGACGATGCCGCTCGCGCGGCCCGCGGCCCCGCCCCGCGCCAAGCGCCCGCCGCGGTCCCCCGCCCTGCTGGCGCTGACGGCGTCGGTCGCGGCGATCGGGCTGGCAGCGACGTGGATCTACGACGAGACGCAGCGGGACCTGCACTGGACGGCGTACATCGCCGTGGCGCTCGGCGTCGTCGCCCTCGGCCTGCTCGTCGGGACATTCGTCGGAGACGGCGGGCCATTGATCGGCATCGGGCTGCTGCTGGTCGTCACCCTGGCGATCGGATCGGTCTTTCCAAGCGGTCAGATCGGCTCGCAGAAGCCCGCCCCGACCGTCGCCGCGGACGTGCAGCGGACCTACCGCCACGGCATCGGTGAGCTCGAGCTCGACCTCACCCGCGTCAGCGACCCACAGCGCCTGCAGGGTCGCACCATCACGATCGACGCCGGCATCGGCCAGACGACAGTCATCGTGCCCGACGAACTGAAGGTCGCCGTCGACGCCGACGTGCGGGCCGGCCAGATCGACCTCTTCGGTCGTCTGGAGGACGGCACCGACGTCTCGTTGGCCGACGTGCCCGACGAGCCAGACGGAACGACGCTGTCGATCGACATCCACCAGAAGCTCGGACAGATCGAGGTGATCACCCGATGA
- a CDS encoding ATP-binding protein: protein MTSYRRAYRPAEHRLVGGVATGLAEHLGVPVVYVRVAFVVATWFQGVGVLAYLLLWRLLPLRRPEMSPGLESATRRGLRGGAGGVRGGAREVVQTVALGAVGIGVLLLIQSTGRGIDDGLFAPLLVAIVGVAVVWRQLDDVAWARWMRQTSGWAFASRVAAGAGLIAVAAIYFLTKEGGWGAAVNLASALVIAVLGLGLILGPWIARLSGDLSEERRERVRSQERADVAAHLHDSVLQTLALLQKNAGDAAAVATLARRQERELRDWLYGNDERPGDSLLAALRASAAEVEDAHHVPVEVISVGDTPLDGDMTALARAAREAMVNAAKHAGVDRIDVYAETDGRTATVFVRDRGVGFDPETIADDRMGVRASIVARVERHGGTATIRSRPGEGTEVALSVPIRADTTSTPTASTPTTSTPTASTPTTSTPTEGALP from the coding sequence GTGACCTCCTACCGCCGCGCGTACCGACCGGCCGAGCACCGGCTCGTCGGCGGCGTCGCGACGGGTCTGGCCGAGCACCTCGGCGTCCCCGTCGTCTACGTGCGCGTGGCCTTCGTCGTCGCCACCTGGTTCCAGGGCGTCGGCGTGCTGGCCTACCTGCTGCTGTGGCGGCTGCTGCCCCTTCGGCGTCCGGAGATGTCACCCGGTCTGGAGTCGGCCACGCGCCGCGGGCTGCGCGGTGGTGCGGGCGGCGTGCGCGGCGGGGCACGCGAGGTCGTCCAGACGGTGGCCCTCGGCGCCGTCGGCATCGGCGTGCTGCTCCTCATCCAGTCGACGGGGCGGGGCATCGACGACGGCCTGTTCGCGCCGCTGCTCGTCGCGATCGTCGGCGTCGCCGTGGTGTGGCGGCAGCTCGACGACGTCGCCTGGGCACGCTGGATGCGACAGACCAGCGGCTGGGCGTTCGCCTCGCGGGTCGCCGCCGGTGCCGGGCTCATCGCCGTCGCCGCGATCTACTTCTTGACCAAGGAGGGCGGCTGGGGTGCCGCGGTCAACCTCGCCTCGGCGCTGGTCATCGCGGTGCTGGGGCTCGGCCTGATCCTCGGGCCGTGGATCGCCCGGCTGTCGGGCGACCTGTCCGAGGAGCGCCGCGAGCGGGTGCGGTCGCAGGAGCGGGCCGACGTCGCCGCCCACCTGCACGACTCGGTGCTGCAGACCCTGGCGCTGCTTCAGAAGAACGCCGGTGACGCCGCCGCCGTCGCAACGCTCGCCCGTCGCCAGGAACGTGAGCTGCGCGACTGGCTGTACGGCAATGACGAACGTCCCGGCGACTCGCTGCTGGCCGCACTGCGGGCCTCGGCCGCCGAGGTCGAGGACGCCCACCACGTGCCGGTCGAGGTCATCTCGGTCGGTGACACGCCGCTCGACGGCGACATGACGGCACTGGCGCGGGCTGCCCGCGAGGCGATGGTCAACGCCGCCAAGCACGCTGGCGTCGATCGCATCGACGTCTACGCCGAGACCGACGGACGCACCGCCACGGTGTTCGTGCGCGACCGCGGGGTGGGGTTCGATCCCGAGACGATCGCCGACGATCGCATGGGCGTCCGCGCCTCGATCGTCGCCCGCGTCGAGCGGCACGGCGGCACCGCCACGATCCGCAGTCGACCCGGCGAGGGCACCGAGGTCGCGCTGAGCGTCCCGATCCGCGCCGACACGACCTCCACGCCCACAGCCTCCACGCCCACGACCTCCACGCCCACAGCCTCCACGCCCACGACCTCCACGCCCACAGAAGGGGCCCTGCCATGA
- a CDS encoding response regulator → MTTLRVVIVDDHAMFRTGVRSEIDGTVDVVGEAEDVESAVAVIVETRPDVVLLDVHMPGGGGLEVIRRLHVRHPDTRFLALSVSDAAEDVIGIIRAGARGYVTKNISGTELLAAIDRVAAGDAVFSPRLAGFVLDAFAGTIEIAQVDEDLDRLTEREREVMRLIARGYAYKEVAKELFISIKTVETHVSSVLRKLQLSSRHELTRWANDRRLI, encoded by the coding sequence ATGACGACCCTCCGCGTCGTGATCGTCGACGACCACGCGATGTTCCGCACCGGGGTGCGCTCCGAGATCGACGGCACCGTCGACGTCGTGGGCGAGGCCGAGGACGTCGAGTCCGCCGTGGCGGTCATCGTCGAGACCCGCCCCGACGTCGTGCTGCTCGACGTCCACATGCCCGGCGGTGGGGGACTCGAGGTCATCCGGCGGCTGCACGTGCGGCATCCCGACACGCGGTTCCTGGCGCTGTCGGTCAGCGACGCCGCCGAGGACGTCATCGGGATCATCCGGGCCGGGGCCCGCGGCTACGTCACCAAGAACATCTCGGGCACCGAGCTGCTCGCCGCGATCGACCGGGTCGCTGCGGGCGATGCGGTGTTCTCGCCGCGGCTCGCCGGGTTCGTGCTCGACGCCTTCGCCGGCACGATCGAGATCGCGCAGGTCGACGAGGACCTCGACCGCCTGACCGAGCGGGAGCGCGAGGTCATGCGCCTGATCGCCCGCGGCTACGCCTACAAGGAGGTCGCCAAGGAGCTGTTCATCTCGATCAAGACCGTCGAGACCCACGTCTCCAGCGTCCTGCGCAAGCTGCAGCTGTCGAGCCGCCACGAGCTGACCCGCTGGGCCAACGACCGCCGCCTCATCTGA
- a CDS encoding DUF2817 domain-containing protein, with protein MKSLGVLALLSAVVAVSLVPAPATAATERPAVVEKRVIGHSVKGRDIVAWRLGDPTSSTKVLLLAAMHGDEKGSVTTLRTLRDGRPIKGADIWVVPVVNPDGYASNRRQNAHGVDLNRNFGAKWRRIRGATDSGRRAFSEPETRAIRDFVDEIRPTHTVSYHQPLDGIDIRDTGDRAWAKRLASRVRLPQKAFDCFSRCFGTYSMWFRAKHRRGAVVTVELPRRPSAAYLRTVAPRAILGSLGAKR; from the coding sequence ATGAAGTCTCTCGGGGTCCTCGCGCTGCTCTCGGCGGTCGTCGCGGTATCGCTCGTGCCGGCCCCGGCGACCGCGGCCACAGAGCGTCCCGCGGTCGTCGAGAAGCGCGTCATCGGCCACAGCGTCAAGGGTCGGGACATCGTCGCCTGGCGGCTCGGCGACCCGACGTCGTCCACCAAGGTGCTCCTGCTGGCGGCGATGCACGGCGACGAGAAGGGGTCCGTGACGACGCTGCGGACGCTGCGCGACGGCCGGCCGATCAAGGGGGCCGACATCTGGGTCGTCCCGGTCGTGAACCCCGATGGCTACGCGAGCAACCGCCGCCAGAACGCCCACGGGGTCGACCTCAACCGCAACTTCGGTGCCAAGTGGCGCAGGATCCGTGGGGCCACCGATTCCGGCCGCCGTGCCTTCTCCGAGCCCGAGACCCGTGCGATCCGCGACTTCGTCGACGAGATCCGGCCGACCCACACCGTCAGCTACCACCAGCCCCTCGACGGCATCGACATCCGCGACACCGGCGACCGTGCGTGGGCCAAGCGCCTCGCGTCGCGGGTGCGGCTGCCGCAGAAGGCGTTCGACTGCTTCTCGCGCTGCTTCGGCACGTACTCGATGTGGTTCCGAGCGAAGCATCGCCGCGGCGCCGTCGTGACCGTCGAGCTGCCGCGCAGGCCGTCCGCGGCCTACCTGCGCACGGTGGCCCCGCGCGCGATCCTGGGGAGCCTGGGCGCGAAGCGCTGA